From bacterium:
ATGGGTGATACGACCTAAACCTTCTGGGGATTGGGTCATAAACTCGATTTTCTCACGCATCTCATCAAACTCAAGGAACGCTGAGTATTCCTTTTCAGCGAGTCCTAGTGTGTCATTGAGGAGAGCGTATGCCCTTTGGTGTGTTCCCTCACGATTAGCGAAGGATAAGAGCATATTTCTGATCTCGTTGTTCTTAAACTCTTTGATAAAGATGTCGCAATAGTTTCCACCGACAGCGACATCTGACTGAGTAAAGATGCGAAGGATTTGGGTGATGTGTTGTTTCTCTGCGTCAGAAATCTGACCGCCCTTCCATTGGTTCACATCTTCTTGTAGCTTTGCTTCCCAAGTACCCCAATGGATTTTCTCGTGTTCCTCTGCGATGTTCATCGCCCAAGGATATTGAAATGGCTTATATGTTGTACTGAACTCTAATAGTCCTGCCATGTTCTTAACCTCTCGTTGTAGGGTTGAATGTTATTGATACCA
This genomic window contains:
- a CDS encoding ribonucleoside-diphosphate reductase, which produces MAGLLEFSTTYKPFQYPWAMNIAEEHEKIHWGTWEAKLQEDVNQWKGGQISDAEKQHITQILRIFTQSDVAVGGNYCDIFIKEFKNNEIRNMLLSFANREGTHQRAYALLNDTLGLAEKEYSAFLEFDEMREKIEFMTQSPEGLGRITHIAFELARSVCNEGMSLFSAFVMLLNFQRFGKMRGMCEIVEWSIRDETTHVNGMTQLFHEYCKEHPRVVTDKLKSFIYTNYEKAVELEDALV